Sequence from the Rutidosis leptorrhynchoides isolate AG116_Rl617_1_P2 chromosome 3, CSIRO_AGI_Rlap_v1, whole genome shotgun sequence genome:
TTGGGACTAAAAAGATCAAGTCATTGACACACCTTTATAACCATGCCATTTTTACCATTGTTACGACTGTACTGTTTTGAAaatgtttaaaaaatatatatctttatCTTACACTTCAATTCGAGAGACTCACTTTTCTTGTTTGCGGTTTGCTAATTAACGCCAGTCTAACTTTGTAGGAAGTGCTGACTCTGGTTATCAAGTTGCAGTAGGCACTGGACAGTATGAGGATATAAATTGCGGGTACAAGTCCTTTTTAGTTTATATAACATTTCTCTCTAAACTTTTGCAATTTCCCATAATTTATGTACATTGCAATAACCCTCTTGTGTCACTTTCATTCTTGCAAATAGAAAGTGTGCCTGGAACTTGAAATGAAATAAAAGTTGATATGTTGTAGTGTAAAATGTGTATTCATTAATTAATTAAAAGAATGCCTACCTGTTTCTTTTGTGTGCCATATATATCAACAGGGAAATTTAAAAGGTTGTGTTTTACAGATTGGTACTGAAGAGCATAGGTTACAAATCTATACCAGTTGATGGTTTACCGTTTGACCATTCCAAAGGTATGTCTGATATAACTAACATTGTAACTATTCTAGTTAATAATAGGATATCCTTACTTATGGAGGAttctcatcttttttttttttttttaatttataggtGTGGTCCCGAATATTAGAGGGCGTGTTGTATCTTCTTCTGATGTTGTTCAACCTGAGGCTGGCTTGTATGTATGTGGGTGGTTAAAGAGAGGACCAACTGGAATCATTGCTACAAACCTTTATGATGCAGAAGAAACTGTAAGAAACCCACTGTAACATATTTCTTTTTTCAATCTCCAAATACTTACTACTACTATATCTATGTTATCTGCATTGATTGGTTACATAATTAACAGGTGGCTAGTATCTCTGAAGACATAGAGCAAAGCGGGTTAACATCTGTATTTGCATCAACAAAGCCGGGAAGAAACGGTCTTCAACAGTTACTAGAAAGTAGAAATGTTAACGTTGTTACATTCAATGATTGGGAAAAGATAGATTCAGAAGAGAAAAGGCTCGGGAGTTTAAAAGGAAAACCCCGTGAAAAGTTAACCACGTGGAACGATCTACTAGAAATAACCTCAAAATGAAGCAATAACCTATTTTATACTCGATAATTCAATTCCTTTATGTGTTAATCAAACAACTGATCAGATTATTATTTGTGGGTATCAAGTTTTCTTCAGCTTAGTGGAACCAAGGCGATATAGTGATTGTTGTACGTCTCATAATTTTTCACACCGGAGCATAATTATATCATATTTGGCAGTGAAACACGCCGTTAGACTGTAATTAGAGTgcattttgttaaaatgataatattgtttTCTGGTTACTCTTTAAGAATACCAGATTATTGCTTGTGCATACTCTCCTGTTTTTAAATATGTTTTTCCTACaacatatcttattattagttgaaTTGCAATTGATAAGCTTGATGAACTATTAATGTTTGTAAGGAAATTTATTAAGGGATATTTGATTGACGGTGGAGGTAGCAGCTTTTGATCAGCACGATAACCCCTCAGGTAAGTCCAACCTTATTTAATTATGTTAGCGgtgtcaattttttttgtttttttttattagcAGAAACAAATATTATCATTGATAATATGTGGGGAGTATATACAGATACATGTATGCGAAGCATACTAAGACAGAAAGATGTGCTTATCAATGTTGACCCTTATCATCAAACGAGTTGGGCTTTAGGAACCATTGGTGCCAATCAATGTTGAGCTTTTTTGAGCGATTTGTTATCCATTCAAACGATCTTATTTGTACCTCGTTGAGAGCCATCGGAACACTTTCTTTTTTCTTTTGGAAGACTACACGATTTCTGTTTTGCCAAATCACATATCCACAAGTCCATTCGATTGCTTGCCATATTTTCGAGAATGCATTCGTCGTTGCAGTTGGTTTAAACCCTTTGAATCTTTGATCTAGACATACCTGGTTCATGGGTCTCATTTGCCACCATCGAAAGACCCTATCCCACAGGTCTGAAACATACGAGCACTTGGGGAGGATGTGTTCTACCGTTTCAGTCTCCTCATCACACACCGGACACCTGAGTGAGTCTAAGTCTATGCCACGCTTATCTAATTCTGTACGAATGGGGATATGGTTTCGAATTGCACGCCAAATAAATAAGCCGATCTTTTGTGGAAGCAAATTATTACGCATGGTAACATTGTCTTGCGAAACAGAAGGCAACAATTTCTCATCAATTAAATGGGTGAGTTTTGGAGTAGAGAACAGCCCATTGGAGTGTAAAGAACATGACCAGCAGTCCCTTTTATTGACCTCAAACTTGAAGTTGTTCAATAGCAATTGCAGCTCTTCTAGTTCACTGTGTGTTCTCCTATTTGGTAGTCTGATCCATTCCCATGTTTTCATCCAAGTAGACTCGTTTAATGCTATACGATCCATTACAAGTGCATTTTCATTACTTCGAGTCTGTAGTCTCTTCCGAACTTTTCTTCAAGCGTAAAGTCACCTAGCCACTTATGTTTCCAAAATAAAGTGGGAGTCACCTTTGTTGACAACCTTCACAAAAGAGTTAGTGAACGAAACTCCAATACCATCTAAAAGGTTCCCTATATGACGAATATTGTTCCAAGAGCGGtgtcaattttgacccatttacttgtGAAATGGGTTGATTTAGGTTACATTCTATGTCTTAACTGGTTCACATGGGCCATATATTTTTCTACTAAAAAAACAGTACATATTAGATGGGGGTAAACACAGTAATAGGTTGAAAGCCcatatatacttttttttttttaaatgattagTAGTATCTCTTTAGTCGGTTTAGGTGAAATATTAGATCAATAGTGTAGTAATACATGGTCAACCTGGCCGGACTGTACCATCCATGCCCCATATTGCCACCTTAAGTTAATGTGCTTAAATATTACTAATAACTTCTTCAATCCAGTTTTGACACCTATTGTGCATAGATACAAGCTTGTGTTTGTTTGGGTATATTTAACTTTTTTTTGAAGTTATAGCAAAATCTTTCAATGTTTATCTCATGCATAATGCTACTTTAGCTACAAAGACTGAAAAGTGTGTCGATAAGATATGTTCGTGCATAAGAGCCACATAACTTTATAAAGAGGTGTCATCATTTGCATCCACTCGGTAGTAAGTCGGGTTTTTTTAACCTTATATAAGGGCATATAGGTAGTTGACACATTTTGTACCCAAAACAATAATGCAATTGCTTTTGCATTTTGCATCTAAATAAAGTTAAATTTATACCTCTAGAGGTGACAATATTGGCTGCTGAGTAATGGGTCTTGATGTGATTAGATTGAAATGTCACATTTTTATAATGGCGGCAAAATAGGAAGGTTGGAATGATCAATACGCATTTTGATGTCCTTTTCTAAACCGaacaacattttctaaaataatatactccgtatatattattattacctcGACAAGACAACAAAATACGTTTACCGTTTAGTTATTTTGACTCGTTCATTGTTCAACATAATCGGTGCATCGAAATTTCACTTCTTGTAGTATCCTTTGTAGAGTGTCGTGTGTGTAACCTTGACGCCAGAAATTTTATATGCCTAAGATTTTGGAAATACTCAATATGGAATAACTGTATTTTTTAGTGTGATGAAATATCAAATCAAATTATGAACTCAAAACATAGTATATACTATATAGTATAGCTTTGTATTGTTACTTCTGGTAAAATGTTGTGTGTGCTTCATATACGGAGTACTCCATTATTTTTAGGTTGTTGGAGGTTTTTAAAATGTCAATCAACATTTGCCTCTGAAGAATTCAGTATGTCATTCAGTTATTGTACTACATGTTGCGTATTCACAATTTAAACCCGCCCACAAAAAGGGGAAGTGCACCATTAATATATGTACTCTAGATGTTACTACGGAGTATAAATTGTACAATATTTTGTAATGGAAGTGTACTTGAAGTAGATACGCAACGTATTAGTTTGATCTTAACTAATCTTGCGATGATATACACCTCAAAACTGAACTTTGTGGATATTCAACTTCTTTGAAGCAGTGGGTTTTTATAAGCTATGTTTTTTAGTTGGTTGACTATAGTGACACAATTTAATTGTTCATTAGAGGGTCGAGATcattatattatatccacaatgCTCCGTCCTTGGTTGACTCGTTAAAGATGAGTCTACGTATGTATATAAATTAGTCAGAAGTGTCACTTTTTTTTAAAGGCAGCGAACGCACGCCACAATTGTCACTTTTGGTCCAACCTATTTTAGTGTAGTGCAAAAACTTGATCCCACCTGACTTATTGTCGTAGGCCTTTGCGAAGCTAGAAAATTGCAAATGTATTAGTTTTGCATTCGACGTCGAACTCCACCATCTTTTTCCTTTGTAAAGCATTATCTTCAAAGTGATTAGTTACTCAAAGTCTTGAACTTAACAGATACTTGATGTGCTGCATATGATTAGAAGTTTGATTTTAACTTCACTTTTTGGGAGTGCTTGAAAGCATGAAAAATCCAACCTTTCAAATTGTGACCAAAATGTCATTCACGATAAATTTGAGTTAATATTGCCTCAAATTTAGATTCATACATTATTAAAATATACCCCTAAGCTGCTAAGCATATTGTTCCAAACATATGTTTCGGCAGGGATATGCaagccctgtgttgactttgtcaacccatccaacAGTCCCCCGTAgtccactggagcctggcgaaacaccttCACCCATAAATCACCACAATATGCCAGCGCCCAGATTCGAGCCTGCGTGAAGTCATTGTTCCAACACTTACATATGTGGGACCGATGGGATCACAAGGGCCGGGTaccgttgaagcaatgcttcgttggtagCTGCGAAGCATATACTTAAAGATTCCATAAACTAGTATGACTAATAAAGTCCTACATTATTTTTCTGGGAAACCAATATTCTTTTTATGGATAATgggttattattatcactttatcagACGTGTTTAGGCGTGAATTTTATATAATTTGAGAGATAGAGATAAAGATATTGCGATTTATAAAGGTTTTGATAATGACACACCAACCATCTTTAACAGTAAATTTAAGCTTAATTATTGTAAACCTACTTGCACCCACCTCATGAATCAAGTCTTCCAGGTATTTGGTATTCCTTATACTTCGTATATTGTAATCCCTCACTCTCTCCCAAATCTATTAAAAACACACGGTTAAATAAATATCATAATTACATTATATTTTTTAGTTACTTCTattttttatttacttctacttagGAATGGCAAAAAAACCCGTAACCGCCGAGAAATTCGAAAACCAATATATTTGTGCCTGATTCGGGCCGAGTAAATGGGTCTTGGTCAGGTATGGggaatgtttttaattttttcgcGGGTATGGGGTTGGTTTTAGACACAAACCTGattacccgacccgtatacccgaAAAAACACTCAAATCCATATACTCGGTCTGTACACCCGATTACCCGACCCATAAACCCGACTACTTGGCCCATATACCCGATTACCCGGCCCGTATATCCGAAAAAGACTTGAATACCCGTGAAAAAACACGTTTACcggatagtttttaattaaatgagGACCTGAATACCCGCGAGGATACTCGTTTACCCATTAGTTAGTAATtaaatggggacccgacgggtCCACGTTTGGGGCGGGTTTTTTTTAACCGGGTCCTCGTTTGAGATTACCTAAATTTGGTTCAAACCCGACCCGATGTCATCCCTACAATTCTACTTTTACTCCTTACTTTTTATCTAATATTTTATCTTACCTACATATTTTAAAGATAAAtaaaacttttatttatttatagaagcaGATAATCAATTTATAACATCTTAAAAATGAATACTAGACAAACTGAGTGGTATCCTCATTCCTTGTTTGGGGCTAGAGTTGAGGTCATGAGTACGAGTCTCGCTCAGCTCAGCATCTTAATTAATATGTCTGACATATGGAGCTCCAGCAATGGCGTGTATGTGTATTCGGACGGGGTCCCATGACACCACTAGTTTTCCGAAatttatcaaatttttttttttataggacaccactaaatataataatgggaccccataattttttataaattataatttcaaAGTTTTGACTCCTAAAGTGTTTGAAACAAACATTTGTCCAATTCCAATTCTCATTCTGTTTTACTTCATTCTACATCACAATTTCTGTTGGTTCTATCTTCAATCCTCCATCCTAGGGATGTCAACGGATCGGATATGAATCGGGTGTAGACGTGAGGCCATATCCATTTAGTTATTGGTCATCCATATCCAtagtcatattcatattcatatccatttaaatttagttcatacgtcttatatatatatatatatatatatatatatatatatatatatatatatatatatatatatatatatatatatatatatatccagttAATTAAGTTGGTTAATGGATATTCATTGAATATTTAAGAAAtcttataatatttttaaatatataatgaaaacaaaatgtaatataacatgacataatttaaaattatttcatTGAAATGTGTAATGTTTATCTAAAAATGAACataatttgttaaatttactatcaagaatataatatgacaaattatgtgtaatttttatgttgagatatatatatgttttattgtGAGTACTCATAGTGAATTCATTATATAGTTGTAAGAAAGATAAATGTGTaatagtaaatatatatgtaatagttattatatatgaaTCACTAATCTTATCACTCATAACTACTTAACTTATTCTTTTTAAAAAGTCAAAGGAAACTGTAATTTTACAGTTATTGTTTATGGTATGCGATTTATATTTATAACAGGTTGTAAAATTGAAATTTAAAAGTGCTATAGAATAGCAATTTAAAATTGCTACTGTAAAATTGCTACTCTATAAGCCATTGAGTACAATACTATTGTATTATTGCTACTATATAGGCTATTGCTACTTTAAAATTGCTACTGTGAAATTGCTAATGTATATATCATTAATTGCTACTACATATGAATAATTTATTCAATTTTATGTTTCTGATTTGGGTACGACCCGACCCGACCTAATTTGACCTGACACGTTCGTTATTTTGTGCAAGTTATCAAATAAATTTTTAAGACCCCGTTGGATTTTGATCCTAGAATCGCTACTGAGCTCCAGATTGATTCGTGAAGGGGGTTTTCTCcaggatccattcaggattcaaacttGGTCCGTCTGCCTCTCGAGATGGTTTAAGGATCGAGTTCCTGCAATGCAATTCGAATTTCCTCTCGAAAGTGCATACGTGCGTGACAAATGATTGCGAATGTGATTAAGTCCCCTCTGAATGATCGACGACAAGTTGTCTTCCGAAAATAAATAGGGAGTAAATGAATTTGAGATTGATGGAgtatatttttgtgggcttgagtTTTTTAACTTATATATTTTGATGGACCCACATGAAACGTATGTGAGGATCTACTCTACATTGATGTACTGCCATAAATCCACGTCTACTATAAGACCACACACCCTATGGTTCATTACCCGCTAGTTATCCGTCATTACtcgtaatgaaccataggcacaGATTAGTTACCCGTCTTAGTTACCCACTTCCACCATGGATTTGGCGAAAGTTATAAACTAAATGTGGGTCCCATTTTATGAAAAAGTGCATGTTTTACATAAGCTTGTTCAAAATTGTGTAGGTTGGTGAAAAAGTGATGTTGCGTGAATATATTCCAAATGGCTGGATGCCAAGCACAATTGAATCAATTTATATTATTGTTGTATGTTTTATTTATTTgtctttttttataaaaaaaatgtaatcgtatttgtgtttaattaataaaagtgttgtttaAAAAATGTGAttagttgtatatttattaatatttttatgtcatttagaatttaaaataaatataaaagaaataaatTAATGATGTGGCAGTTAAGAGGAAGATGTTTTAGTCATGATAGGTAGTGTTTAGTTATATGATTTTATGAATTAGTTATAGGATTtgagtgctgatgtggcgctgatgtggcatgttaagaggatgaatagtttagttacgatagggagtagcCTAATTACCCTTGTTTTCATGTTTGTCGATCACACAATAAAAAATTTCAGATCTTGTGACTCTATATGGCCGGTTTATTGTACCGTACAAATCTTACTAGCACTACTTTTTTTCTTACGTACCTTAcattcttatatttttattttggACAAGAATAACGGAAATTTATATAAAACGAAAGACATTTTTGAGTACAAAACATTTTTAAACATGGGTACAAGAGCAAAATCTGTGAATAACCGAGCCTAGAGAAAGCGGATGTAAAAAACTAACTACTCCGTATAATATATAACTGAGTCTCACATACAGAACTCACGACAAAGCCCAATCGGAAGAAATAAACTAACAAACTAACACTAAAAAACTCTTAAGATGACCATCCGAGCCGTTAAACAATCTCAAAAAACAAAGAAAACGTATcttttaattatgtattttttttttgtttgtttgttatGCTAAAAAGTTAAAAATGAAATTGTATATTGCATGATGAACTGATGTGAGGGCCCCATAAACCATTGTACAACCAAGTGATAGGAGTGTATACCACTATTATCTGCATGAATGATTTCTTTGGTTGGATCCAGAAACTGGTTTTGATTTCATTTCTGATACAAGTAGCTCAATCCCTTGTCTTCTTCACTATCAACACTTTTTAAAAGGTAAATATCAATTTCCTAGATCAGTAATAacagatctacagttatttgattTGTCagtttaatacggagtaatacgcCTACACTGTTATAGAGTACCTTCtcataaaaaagaaaagaaaactctTGACCATTAAATTAAATACCATAAAAGAAATTACTTAAAGTATTTCCTCTCTATCATACACAAAATACGAAGCTTAATATACTCGTTAATATACTTTTGTAAGAAAAATTAACCTAAGTTTTATAAACTTTTTTATGGGACATACTTTTTTACTAGATATTcaatataaataaattttaattaattatctcATAAATATTTGAAACTGACAATTAAAATTGAAATATTTAAAAATGAATTTGAAACGAATGAAGTATTATATTTGAGTATTTTTATTTATCTTGGTTAACCATGGTACATTTTATAGTGTTAATTTGTAAGCCATCTGGATATTATATTTCGTGTTACATTATGTTTtgggtttttattttattttatttaaaatacgAGTAAAATGACATACTACTATACTACGGAGTAGTAAGTATTACTCCGCATATACTACTCCAGAGTACGGACTGTTAATTAATTTGGTTTCAGAAGACTATTAATTAAGTAGTGCACATTGTACAACTTTTATGTTACAGTACAAAAGTGATGTATGTCATTCTTGAGAGTTTGAGGGTAGGGGTCTGCCTATTTCAAGGTTTTTGGTTGGACACGAACATCTCTGTAAACATACATTGCTGGTAGATGTTGTACATACAATTGGACTAAACAGTCTGAGCCTGTATTTTTCAGATGGGGTCCctatttggttcacactataatgtTATAGGCCTGTTATTTGGTGTTAATACCATGTATAAGGGTACATTAGTCAATTCACTCCAACAGCTTTGATTCTTTTCCTTttctaaatcaaatcaaatcttttcTATGGGGTCAGCTAGTGCTGTTCCAAGATTCATGTTGTCTCCTAAAATATTTGATAACCAAAAGTTTGTTTAAGATTATGACATCCATAATTCTCATGTTTGCATTTCACTTTCTTCTCCCACTTTGTTTAGTATTCGTtccacatgttatgtgtatgttagccAATTCTATTATACTTTAGTATCCACATTTATTTCAAAAAAGCCTATGTCTGATTTTTATTGGTAAGCACTTGTTGAATCTATGTACTTCTTAAACCATCCCAAATCTATGGGCTCtagacaaaaaatacacagtttaaaaaaaatgattgttacatgtactttttatttatttttcagttTTATCCTATACTTTTTACCTACTCCGTATCATTTTGTCTTACATGTATAAAGTATGAGCATAAAATGACTTTATCACATTATTTTTTaccatttatggaagtggacaattaatttgagacatttAAAAAAATAGTGGAGTATAGAATTGGAACGGAGTTAATATATGAATGATGAATAATCAGGGTCGTCCCGTTAAAACTATGGGCCTGTTCAGCGAATACAAACAaggccttttatataataaaatttttCATGTGTATACTAATAAattcaataacactaataatatcatGAGTACTAGCATCTTTggatttgttcaaaatatatatgtTGAGTTATTGCCAACATATATATGTTGACTTATTCTTGGACCCCTTTAGATTATGAGTCATGTGCGACGGCACACTTGGCACATGGCTAAATCCGCCCATGTGAATAGTATTACTTATATGAACACAACATTGTTATATAAATTTTGTAAATTTGAAGGACCCGAGACATCCATGTCATAATGGCTTCAAAAATAAATTTGATTTGATATTTTATACTAGTACAACTTAACAAATAAGAGTATGCAACTCTTTGAGTATGTCGTTGGGTACTAAATTGTTTTATTATGCTAGTATAACCAATAATAATCTATTTTTTCATTTAAAACTTATAATATCTTTCTAATAAAGATGTGTTTAGTTTTATTAGCTTTTGGATCTATCAATGAATCATTTTTTAGTGGGTCGCAAAAATGATAGTAGTACTTATCTCTAGCTCTTTATGTTGTTTCTTTTTGGTTCAACATGCTCATGATATTAACCCATTTGCATTCACCTTTTTTTCTTCACGAAAGTGAAAAGCATAAGGAACCCACCAAAAATTGCCACACTAAATCCACTTTGAAAGCATGTAAATTGATTACATGTTGAATCTTTGTAATTAATTGATTATTGATGATGAGACGTTCACCATTGAGAGTAACTTCAGTCGACATCGGTTAGGTTAACTTTTGGCAAATACAAAATCTTTTTAAAGACGTACTGAATTTTTTAAATGAATACTTAATGATGTTTATACTTCATTCGCTATTGTCAgaggggagtgatatgtacacaatcaatttttacacatacacaattaaacatgctttacagtgttgtactgtacaacactgtaaaacatgtttGATTGGGTATTTGTAAAtattggttgtgtacatatcatcacccattGTCAAAATGTCCACTTGATAAGCACAAGGTTGTAGGATTCCTCGGTGATATTCATATAAAaacattctaatttttttttttaaaggcaagaatttatatattaaaattagcGAGAAGCTACAAAATACAACACGACAAAATACAACACAACATCCAACAACGAGCTACGAAACAAAATGAAATGACACGACAACCAACACGACAAAAGACCAACAACATACACGACAAAACCCGAAACAATAACACATGAGACTACGATGATACCACCACCAAATAACACCTCGAGCTACGAAACAAAACCTATAGGCCACGAAACCTATCTGAGCCATTATCAGAATCTTCCAAACTTAAGATCATCCTGTTGATTATAGCTTGCTTGAACAAAAAACATTCTAATTTTAAGATTTGGTAATAGTAGTAACTACATATTTGACTAATTATGCATTAAATTTTATATAATGACTATGTTTACATCTACATTAAACATCATAACATAGAATAAATGTATTGAATCCACGTATCATGTATTTACATCTAAATGTATGGCTAATAGTTATTCTTATCAAAATTTAAGATAAGAACATTTTTACGTGAATGTACTAATTATAGATTTCTTTTTAATGTTACTCTTCGCCTATAAAATATCTTCTCTATCCATAAAAACCACTTATGATTTGTTAACAATTAAGTGACATTTATAGTGCAGCAACCATAATAGGAACATGAATTATTGCAACAAGACGGAGGCATTAAAACTTATGTATGACGAGCCGGTATTCAATCTTAAGAGCGGACGTGAATATTGTGCTTGTTTCGTTACTTTTTGCCAAGGTTTTTGTAGATCTTGACATCGAATAATGAAAGGTGAAGAGAAAATTTTCATTGGAATGATCTTGACTTGTCCTCCTTCGATAAAAAAGATCGTTTTAATTACGAGATAGTAAAGAGGATTTGGTAGTGGGAGTTGCGATTCAAATCATGTTTGTGAATGCTAACGGCGTTGACGGTGATGATCGTAGGGTTggaaactataacaccccgccaaattctcATCTGACGAcgtgttaatcataggtcccacagttaatagttacgccctctatatgagacgtttcaaagcattcacatttaattttatta
This genomic interval carries:
- the LOC139901968 gene encoding uncharacterized protein — encoded protein: MDRIALNESTWMKTWEWIRLPNRRTHSELEELQLLLNNFKFEVNKRDCWSCSLHSNGLFSTPKLTHLIDEKLLPSVSQDNVTMRNNLLPQKIGLFIWRAIRNHIPIRTELDKRGIDLDSLRCPVCDEETETVEHILPKCSYVSDLWDRVFRWWQMRPMNQVCLDQRFKGFKPTATTNAFSKIWQAIEWTCGYVIWQNRNRVVFQKKKESVPMALNEVQIRSFEWITNRSKKLNIDWHQWFLKPNSFDDKGQH